A genomic region of Kribbella sp. NBC_00382 contains the following coding sequences:
- a CDS encoding SDR family oxidoreductase — protein sequence MTVLQQSTSTLPLTGRTAVVTGAASGIGAAIAERLAADGASVALLARRTDRLDELAERIGESAFGVGMDVTQQSSVDRGVAVIGERLGRVDLVVNAAGVMLAAPIQEARSDDWTRMIDTNVTGVLRLIGAFTPGLIEAAAEGGTADLVNISSIGSHLVFPGYGVYGATKAAVTQLSNAIRADLSPYDVRVTNVEPGLTESELGTHLSEEAQTGLAGMADAIGPIASADIADLVAYVVSRRREVNLSHLVVLPTRQA from the coding sequence ATGACCGTTCTTCAGCAGTCCACCAGCACCCTGCCCCTGACCGGCCGGACCGCCGTCGTGACCGGCGCGGCCAGTGGCATCGGGGCCGCCATCGCCGAGCGGCTGGCGGCTGACGGCGCTTCGGTGGCGTTGCTGGCCCGGCGTACCGACCGTCTCGACGAACTGGCCGAGCGCATCGGTGAATCCGCCTTCGGAGTCGGTATGGACGTGACGCAGCAGTCATCGGTCGACCGCGGTGTCGCGGTGATCGGTGAACGGCTCGGCCGGGTCGACCTGGTCGTGAACGCCGCCGGCGTCATGCTCGCGGCGCCCATCCAGGAGGCACGGTCGGACGACTGGACCAGGATGATCGACACCAACGTCACCGGCGTACTGCGCCTGATCGGCGCCTTCACCCCCGGCCTGATCGAGGCGGCGGCCGAGGGCGGTACGGCCGATCTGGTCAACATCTCGTCGATCGGCTCGCACCTCGTCTTCCCCGGCTATGGCGTGTACGGCGCGACCAAGGCGGCTGTGACCCAACTCTCGAACGCGATCCGGGCCGACCTCTCCCCGTACGACGTCCGCGTGACCAACGTCGAGCCCGGCCTGACCGAGTCCGAGCTGGGTACCCACCTGTCCGAGGAGGCCCAGACCGGCCTGGCGGGCATGGCCGACGCAATCGGCCCGATCGCCTCAGCCGACATCGCCGACCTGGTCGCGTACG